A single region of the Vicia villosa cultivar HV-30 ecotype Madison, WI linkage group LG4, Vvil1.0, whole genome shotgun sequence genome encodes:
- the LOC131596418 gene encoding uncharacterized protein LOC131596418: MNQNQLKQLPPPHYQPMLKESINRFLTEYRKGATNFTDFTSIFSRTLHSTPDPPIPVLWFYTALEFHTYRLGVGKECSGTSVDAVKGLFQLLVSCSDGCVSMKRIGVLAPLVFELYRLGVCEKEVKSEIEGLVEGVVSYCSIYCLKSEVEVGGDGVGVLEEGFVDLIPVWMIGCEGGFGAGGGLKEFFPFVSDQIRKGIEMGCEVGYLAGVVMFEALLLKMWLVFDAGITRGEKAKKLQASAAQIMTGFHNFYFLDTLFRMMLEPVLPVISLLGSENEALLKEVLYNSVMMMDYSFINRQAGVSLYANGLKDFAINWLFVADLAIQSARENGDHGKATSYTLAFCRSCIPIQLINWVISQSGIDRKIGRPSVSTPVDLIKWLLVVEEQGLVIFGCGIAKHRAKAVLYTSRTERILPVVKHPFLNLIHGGSVIDRVGGDVEMHDTVDAMSLCGDDKMNTTTIDGTRKRKEGIEDDTKAQLKYMRCQFHENSVKESSFIFRQQ; this comes from the exons ATGAACCAAAACCAGTTGAAACAACTTCCACCACCTCACTACCAACCGATGCTCAAAGAATCAATCAACCGTTTCCTAACCGAATACCGAAAAGGCGCTACCAATTTCACCGACTTCACTTCAATCTTTTCCCGCACTCTTCACAGCACACCAGACCCTCCGATTCCAGTTCTGTGGTTTTATACAGCTCTTGAATTTCATACTTACAGGTTGGGAGTGGGAAAAGAATGTTCTGGAACTTCAGTGGATGCGGTTAAGGGTTTGTTTCAGTTGCTGGTTTCGTGTTCCGATGGGTGTGTGTCGATGAAGAGGATTGGTGTTCTCGCACCTTTGGTTTTTGAGCTTTACCGTTTGGGGGTTTGTGAGAAGGAAGTGAAGAGTGAAATTGAGGGTTTGGTGGAAGGGGTTGTTAGTTATTGTAGCATTTATTGTTTGAAGAGTGAAGTTGAGGTAGGGGGTGACGGGGTTGGGGTTTTGGAAGAGGGTTTTGTGGATTTGATACCGGTTTGGATGATTGGTTGTGAGGGTGGATTTGGGGCTGGGGGTGGTTTGAAGGAGTTTTTCCCTTTTGTTAGTGATCAGATTCGGAAGGGAATTGAGATGGGTTGTGAGGTTGGTTATTTGGCTGGGGTTGTCATGTTTGAAGctcttttgttgaaaatgtgGTTGGTTTTTGATGCTGGGATCACAAGAGGGGAGAAGGCGAAGAAATTGCAGGCTTCTGCGGCTCAGATCATGACAGGGTTTCATAATTTTTACTTTTTGG ATACCCTTTTCAGGATGATGTTGGAGCCAGTTTTACCAGTGATCTCCTTGCTG GGTTCTGAAAATGAAGCTCTTTTAAAAGAAGTACTGTACAATTCTGTGATGATGATGGATTATTCATTCATAAACCGTCAAGCCGGAGTTTCACTGTATGCCAACGGCCTGAAAGATTTTGCAATTAATTGGCTGTTTGTTGCTGACTTAGCTATTCAGTCTGCTAG GGAAAATGGTGATCACGGGAAGGCTACTTCTTATACCCTTGCCTTCTGTAGATCCTGCATTCCCATTCAATTGATAAACTGGGTTATTAGTCAAAGTGGCATAGACAGAAAGATCGGCAGACCAAGTGTTTCCACTCCTGTAGATCTTATAA AATGGCTTCTAGTTGTTGAGGAACAAGGATTGGTGATATTTGGTTGTGGAATTGCCAAGCATCGTGCAAAGGCTGTCCTTTACACTTCAAGAACCGAGCGTATACTTCCAGTGGTCAAACATCCCTTTTTAAATTTGATACATGGAGGGTCTGTGATCGATAGAGTTGGTGGTGATGTAGAGATGCATGATACCGTGGACGCCATGAGTTTGTGTGGTGATGATAAAATGAACACAACCACCATTGATGGAACTAGAAAACGCAAAGAAGGAATTGAGGATGACACAAAAGCTCAGCTAAAGTATATGCGATGTCAGTTTCATGAGAATTCTGTGAAAGAAAGCTCCTTTATATTCAGGCAACAATGA